ggaggcatactactacaacttccagcatgccctttggctgaccgtgcatgctggaggttgtatttatggaatagctggaggtacactggttgcaaaacactgagagtttgttacttaattcagtgtttcccaacccgtgtgcctacagctgttgcaaaactacaactaccagcatgcatggtctgtcagtgcatgctgggagttatagttttgcagcagatggaggcacacgggttgggaaacactgagttaggaaacagacaatgtttcccaaccagtgtgcctctagttgttgcaaaactacaactcccagcatgcccagacagccaaagggcatgctctcttgtcctgagctctgactgctgaaagcagtcatgtgagagctgtagtaATGCGAGAGCTGTAGAGCTGCCGGCACATGCGTTCTACCGACAGAGCACAGCgctcatgtgacatgtgactcacgTCACTAGGCCGTGGAGTTgcagaatatgaatatgctaactAAGGGGACGGCTGATTGAGAAGTCGGAAAGAAGCAGGGGCGGCCAGCAGGcatggccccgcctcctgcgCACGACTCCCTGAGTTCAGAAGGAGAACTTCGCCAGACAttatttagtgtgggtgatcagggtgacagttttcctttaaatatttaTGCTTATCTGGAGTTGTCCTACCTATAAACCATTTCAATGGATCTAACTTTACCTGGTGTATATCCTGAATAGTTAGGCAGTAGGCCACTGTTGGTTCTGTAAATTACTTTGCCTTGTCTTCTTAGTAGATAATCACTTGCATGAGATAACCCTGTAGAAGGTTTTTTTTCTATCAAATCTTCCCGGGATATTTTTTTCATCTTTTCATTTTTGTTAGAAGTAAAATTTGACATTTTACCTGTCTttacaaagaaaaacacaaacaTGAATGACACTGTTAGAACAGATAACATACTTTTGGCTATTGTATTATATAGTACAGAGATGTTTTTATATTTAACATATCTGTTTGCAAATTTATCCCCACTGTTAGGCCACAAAATCTGAGCAGAATTCCATGTGaattttctgtgcggaattccgcctaaatttattgcccattaaatttaatgggattccgcaatgtcattcacacaacagaattctgCTGCTGAATGATTGACGTGGAAATCCCGATTTACGCGGACTGGAAAAATATAAGTCTGGTCTGTGCGGGCTTGATTTCTGCCGAATTCTTCTGTATGCATGCAGATTCCGCATGAACTTTGATTGTTCAATTAAATAAAGTCTATCTTTTTAGTGAGCTGCGGAATCGGGAATGCCGCATACATTTCCACACAAATTACGCTCTTATTCCACAAATGTTGAAAAACTGGAGAATTCATGCAGGTAGGTGGAATTTCCGTGGTGTGAACgtggccttaggctatgttcacacagaaacatttctgcacggaattcagcatgaaaattctgcacaaatttatagccaattcacttcaatggaattcctgcagcggaaattctgcaggagaagtgaatgggacagcggaatcccattgaagtgtattggctataaattcatgcagaaattctgtcaTATGAACATAGTCTTACCACCCCTGCCCTTCCAAAAATTCTGGGTGCTACTTGTATTCTAGTGTTTTTTCCTGTCCATATGTATAAGATGTTATTGGTATTTTCTGTACATGTATATAAGAATTAATTCAACAAACATAAATCTATATTCAGTAGTTCAGAATCAGTGTGGATAGGTTCACACATGGCATATTTTTCTGGAACAGCAAACCACCACCACTACAAAATCTGCATGTGTTTGTGCATTTGGATTTGCTGCAGTGGATATCCAGTCGATAATACAAACATCTGCAACAACTTCATGGCAAATGTTCATGCAAATCCACTGTAGATTTGCTGCAGCCAAGTCTGTGGCAGGAAAGATACACAttaacgggggagatttatcaaaacctgtccagaggaaaaatggcccatagcaaccaatcagatcgcttctttcatttttcacagtccttttcagaaatgaaagaagcgatctgattggttgctatgagcagcttagcaacatttcctctgcacaggatttaataaatctcccccaatggccctgatttactattgtaaacccaacctgaTTTGCCTGGTTGTGCTCCAGAATTTGCGcattaaaaaaatcaaaaacccaACAAACTCCCCGTTTTACTGTgtaaacccgaaaagggggcgtggtcaccggaaatggggcgtggtcacaaaaaggggcatgtccacaacatttttgaaaaatcacaacatatgtactaaggtttccacagaaaatgtggtggatttgagctgaggaaaatcccacagctcagagcagttgtaaaaaaaaaattaaaaaaattggggaaaagtgcaaaatgtagggaaaccgtagcaaataccatggaaaaatatctgctgggaaaaaaaaaaccacaaaggaaactccactccactcttagtaaatcaaggccaaTGTGTAAATATCCCCTATTTGCCaacatattactactactactactactactactaataataataataataataataatattaataataaaagcaTGAATACTATAAAAATAATGGTATGTTGCCTTTTCCAAAGTTGTGTATGcatgcttaaaggacaactgcagcacaatatacacttatcccctatctacaagataggggataagtgtttgatcgcggggggtccgaccgctgggacccccctcgatctccctaacggggcgccgccattagcgctcatagtgagcgctaaggcgcgtagcgtcgacctccccgtcccaatacagttctatgggggagacggggaggcaggaacactgcctccccgcctctcccatagagatgtatggaggaggcgtgccggccgcaacgtcatgctgcggctggcacgccccctgcacgggggagccacggcacagccgcggccctgtacaggagatcacagggggtcccagcggtcggacccccccgcgatcaaacacttatcccctatcctgtggataggggataagtgttatttACGCTGCAGACGTCCTTTAATGTTCCTGTTTTTTTTAGTACTTTAGTACTGGCAgcagcttttttttccccctcgatTGGTTGGGCAAGTTGAAAAACAGCATGCCTCTCTCTTTTTCCTGACAGTAGACATTGAGGGTTAGTAGTCATGAGACCCTCACACACAAGAGACGAGACTGTAAGCCAATTCCCACAAAAACCTGTGATTTGGACAACCTTTATCACTGTGAGCACTTCTTGTTGCATTAAATTAACCTTAGTAGATCCTGCCATTATTTTTACtgattttcttttttgcgtttttgatttttcctccttgccttctaatatccataagtattttatttttccatttataagggattttttttgtactttgaaattacactttttatttaacCATGAAATGTTCAGAAAAAAGGAAAATCTAAATATTTGTggggttaaaatgaaaaaaaaaaaaaacattttgcaacGCGActgttggagggtttgtttttatgcagggaactttttggtaaaactgacatgttctctttattctataggacagtatgattacaaggatacccgTATTCACatagctttttaaaaaaaaaaatatatatgcttaAAGTTGCCTTATTCTGAGCCCTATAAATTAAATGTTTCCATCTATGGGGCTGCAAAATGGCCCATttcttgcaccatgatctgtaaatttttattggtactattttggtGTAGATGATCCATGTAGATGATCCAATGATCTAACTACTGCTCCTTCTGGAGGATCTCAGGGCACTGCCAGTAAAAACCATCAACTCGACCAGTACATTAAaactttttaatgatataaagaaTGGTATAAAGGTGTTTCAAAGTCACAGCAGGGTGCTGGAGACATGGCAGTCACTGTTCCTGTCACTGAAATTCTTAAATGCCGCAACCAcagatggggttaaaggggttattcggccaaagacatcttatcccctattgatacCACAAAGTGAATGCTGGAATTACtgttggcgtttttacctttgtgtaaaaatagatttttttcctcatttgctgttttttctttttcgtgCCTCTActctttttatttaacaaaacccacattgcatttcagtgaaaaaaaacaccatagtcttaacatgctgtgattttgaaaaactgccactgagcccaaaaatgcagaaaaaaaggCGAAGACAAAAATGGCAAGTGGGTATGACTTTTCAAaaatccctattgacttgcagataACATCTGGCTGCTGagttttttgataaaaaaaaacaaaatgtgtgCAGTTGTTTGAACATATATGtctgaaacttagcctaaaagtgGTAGTGAAAGCCATGGGATTATATAAACTGTTCTAGGCCAAATGTATAGATGTTAGGGCTCTTGCTCCTGACATTCACTCCGGCTGGGAGCATTCTCTTGTGTTGTTCTCTGCTGCTGGCAGTGCTGCGGTTCGctttgcgggacgcgcccacatgtgaACCCCGGACTGCCGCTTACCTTCTGCCCCATCCTCTTCTTTCCCCCGGTGGTCCTGCTCCTCGCATTGCGGGTCACGCTCACCTGTGAGCCCCGATGTGTTCTCCTCCTCCTGCTCATCCCTGCCGGCGTGCGCGTCCACGCCTCCTAGGGCGAGTGTGCTGGTTCTTCTAAattaaaagggccagtgcatcaataattggtgcttgtctgaaaccaatcttatTTAGTTCCGTCACTTCCtactgttccctgccggatctttgtgccttgtgcctagtgaaagcgttcttttgTGTATTGCCTattagtgttccagacctcctgcttgtgacctgaccttgcacctttgccgcctgcctcctgacctcgtGCCTGTGACCTGATTAcgcttctttgctgcctgcccttgaCATTCTGCTACAACTGACTATTCTTGTGTACTCCAGTGCCAAGTTTCACctaggcagcctgtgtggacgaattatgtcaggggtagcgacctgtgtgCCACCTggtgcagcaagaccatcccgctttgcggtgggctctggtgataaccagcagcaccttagactccgctccctgatacggttcagtcattgtccacacaggtccagtggatccactttCTCCAGCCGTTGACAATAGATAGAGAAAAGTAGGGGTTCCAGGACAGAGCTTTTAGGGATATCTAAAAACATGGGCGGACATTCCACGCATTTAAAAAATAGATCAGGTGCTGtgaccactcagaaatgcgctgtctcatagatggcaatgcatttctaaacAAAATTCGTAGAAAGAATAGATaagtccattctttctgtggatgccgGAATTGGCATGAACAGtgcacagtgtagcagaatcccattgaattcaatgggactctgctgcactcaAATGTCCGCGCTGAATATTCCAGCgtaattccgcacagacattctgctgtgtgaacatacccttatgtgcATGGAGGCCTCCCAAAATCAGGAATAGAAATGTTGAAGTTCAACATACAGGATGATTTTTCTGCAAGGAGATGAGTTGCTGCCAGTTGTATGTGGCAGTGGCTTGTCTACctctcacctgtgtgtgtatatagcatgtataaaatatatatatatatatatatatatatatatatatatatatatatatatatatatatatatatattacacaaatATAAAGAATtgagtaaaataatacaaaaacaaaCCTTCCCATCTCTCCCGTGACACTCTGACCTTTCCCTTAGGGCACTGTCTCTCAGAGAATCCCATCTGTTCATTTCAGATGAAGTACATTTTGCAGGTGTGCTCAGCTCATACTTTATTTCCTCTATTGCTTTTATTGCAGATGAGATCTGAGGATTTCCGTCATAAGTGTGGTTTGTTTGAGTATAAAAATACTTCCCATTTGATGGATGAAAATAACCTGGAATTGAGAGAGGGAAATAGTAATATTAGTTATCATTTTCTCTTAACATTTAAGCatgtacagaaaacatttgatttTAAGAAAGGCCAGAAATTCTTGAAATTCATTCTTAAAATCCAATGCAAAATGGAGTTTTTCCCATTATAAATCATGTCAGTCAGATCATATCTATTTGAATCACATGGTTTGAAAAACACACTAAAAAACACACCAAGTGTATACACATGCATAttttaagtagaaaaaaaaaacattgaaatcTTTGGAAGAAAAACACCTAGAGTATGTTGTTTGGTTCCTTTTTTGGGTCAGTTGGGACTGTTCCAAAGTGAACACAAATGCTAGCATAAAGCATTGTCTGTAGTGTGTTTTCTATTTCTTTATTGACTTATAGCTAAGATTTGTTTTAAAGGAAGATTCCGAGATAGCAGcgttttgtggtggcccagtacggaagTTGTTACACcgtaccattgctgccctgtcaggcagcctccctgcagtgtcccctgccccccccccccccctgcatctattctactgtaattgtacagggtgggccatttatatggatacaccttaataaaatgggaatggttggtgatattaacttcctgtttgtggcacattagtatatgtgaggggggaaacttcaagataagtggtgaccatggtggccattttgaagttggccattttgaatccaacttttgttttttcaataggaagagggtcatgtgacgcatcaaacttattgggaatttcacaagaaaaacaatgatgtgcttggttttaacgtaactttattctttcatgagttatttacaagtttctgaccacttacaaaatgtgttcaatgtgctgcccattgtgttggattgtcaatgcaaccctcttctcccactcttcacacactgatagcaacaccgcaggagaaatgctagcacaggcttccagtatctgtagtttcaggtgctgcagaatgggcaaaacaaaaattggaacaggaccctcagttaacgcagaagattttgttcagtgatattttatgtgaatggtgaagttaacaaacaaaaccacaagGCCACTGgttatgcaaaattgctacatgatgatgtgtttccctctttatgcactgaagctgacacgttccctgagtttttccagcaagatggtgcaccaccacattatgggtgtcagttcCGAgccttcctagatgaacagtttcctggaaaggggattggtcatcgtgggccagttgaatggcccccaaggtctcccgatctgacccccttagacttttatctttggggtcatctgaaggcaattgtctatgctgtgaagatacgagatgtgcagcacctgaaactacggatactggaagcctgtgctagcatttctcctgcggtgttgctatcagtgtgtgaagagtgggagaagagggttgcattgacaatccaacacagtgggcagcacattgaacacattttataagtggtcagaaacttgtaaataactcatgaaagaataaagttatgttaaaaccaagcacatcattgtttttcttgtgaaattcccaataagtttgatgtgtcacatgaccctcttcctattgaaaaaacaaaagttggattcaaaatgtccgacttcaaaatggctgccatggtcaccacccatattTGAAATTCTGTCGCTgacgtatccccccccccctttcccctgaTTTAAACTTGCAGTAGAAAACATGCTGCTTTCTCGTgcctgtgtgaatgagcccttcagGAATGTCTTATGGGagagaaatgctgcagatttttcatttttcaagtcTGGATATGTTTTAGATAGAAGTTTATCTCTTATGATTTCCACTATCTTCTAACACTACCCCCTAACCTATCTACTTGGTATTCTTCCCCATTTAGTTAGGTATACTTGAGGAATGCACCTGCTTTTTACTATTTTAGACTCTTTGTACATCTGGGTATTGGTGCTTTTCAGTTAACCTTAGTACATAACTAAGACACAACTAGCGAGCTACACTACCCATTTTTTTCAAAAGCAGTGGAAaattcatgcctgattcatcccTTTTTTAAATGAAGTACCTGCCCATCTGATTATTCAAGGAAAAGTGCACATAGTCAACCAAAAGAAGAATCCTTATTCTAAGCTtctacttttttttgggggggggggggggggaaacgccaagaaaaacgccaattctgctgcatggcatttttttggccagaaaacgctgcggccagatgttagctgtaaatcaatgagaaatcgtaaaattctttttccactttgtgttttttaagtttggcgttttttgatccttttgacgttttttcactcttttttggtgtttttcagctccttggcggttttgcaaaatcgcagcatgttgagccactggtgttttttcccctgaaattgtgccgtttttctcccatagaagtctatgggagtaaaaaaacgccaagaaaaaagcCATGtgcgttttaactttggcgttttttcaggcggtttttattctcttttggacttaagcgatccaaaaaagtgatggagataccttttttataataacattttgtagagtaccattaaaaaaaaaattatagtaataataaagtagtgatggaaaaaattgtatttaacgaaatttttcctttttataacaacatttttattcatttttaaacagggatcaatttatgtgggcgggcaggacactaaaaatgtagccgacagtaataaaaatgtagtatgtgtgtgtttttcactttttattctttattttttaggtggtactactactcccagcatggaacacacactgttccatgatgggagtagtagtacctgtactaattgacagatcgcccgggttCTGTTGTGAttctactgtataatgtatagatgcggccggacgctcttctatggtcccctgcactgacatatatatacacctattcatatttccctctgagatcagtgattggccagatggttccagccaatcacaactctgggtggaaaatatggatgagtgatgttctattcacatcactggccagagtatagagcagagatgtgagcgctgtatagagccgctccgcatctctgctatatcatggacgatcgcatcgggtgtcaggactgacacctggggtgatatgtctattagtacaggtactactactcccatcatggaacagtctgttccatgctgggagtagtagtactacctaaaaagaaaaaatcaaaaaattgagagaaaaaaagtgaaacacacactttattaaaaatgtattaaaattttgttataaaaaatatacatttcgttaaatacatttttttctcatcactactgcatcctttttttttttttttttttggtacccaacaaattttgggtacaaaaaaaaaaaaaaaaacgccaaaggggccataaatgcaatttccacacaaatgaaaaaacgacaGAAAAAACGCCGGGAAAAATGCCAGATGCAAGAAATTGCACTGTCATTTTTTCAGatgtttttcttgcgttttttgaaaacaaaaaacgcaggacaaaaaaacaagtagaaacttagccttataaagGTAGGATGCATATTTTGCTTCGAATTTTActacatattttcctacccattgaagtcaatgttagcaaaatcagctgctgaAAATACGCatcaaaatacggcatgtgtgaccctaaccCAACTTGGGAATCGAGGAGCATAGTAACAAAAAGTGTTGGAATCAGGGCACCTGGGAGTATATAACTTGATTCCTTATTCCAGAAGTTCTCTTTAAACAACTACCAACACAcaatttatataatgtatagagataAAACATATCTaattacaaaataaaacctaccaAGCTTATTGTTCCAGTTTTCAGCATCACCACTTGCAAAATTGGAAACTTTTCCACCCAACTCTATATTAAAGGAAGGAACACGATTGCCTTCATATTTCTGGAGACCAGGTTCATAGTTGGCTGATCGTAGAGTCACATTGCCATATATTTTACCTTGCTCACTGCAGACTTTTGGGGTGAAGCCTGTACAACTGAAGGGAAACATGCATTAATATGAGGTATGAGATAAGTAAGAAAGCGATCTGATATTACAGC
Above is a genomic segment from Hyla sarda isolate aHylSar1 chromosome 1, aHylSar1.hap1, whole genome shotgun sequence containing:
- the LOC130306328 gene encoding uncharacterized protein LOC130306328 isoform X3; translated protein: MCQLKPQMLLRKTSFCTGFTPKVCSEQGKIYGNVTLRSANYEPGLQKYEGNRVPSFNIELGGKVSNFASGDAENWNNKLGYFHPSNGKYFYTQTNHTYDGNPQISSAIKAIEEIKYELSTPAKCTSSEMNRWDSLRDSALRERSECHGRDGKTGKMSNFTSNKNEKMKKISREDLIEKKPSTGLSHASDYLLRRQGKVIYRTNSGLLPNYSGYTPGQMFSVGSTWGKSSVNAIEKLHEQTFQWTSLF
- the LOC130306328 gene encoding uncharacterized protein LOC130306328 isoform X2, translating into MPIILPQLPQSLFSSYDPKYVPGCTGFTPKVCSEQGKIYGNVTLRSANYEPGLQKYEGNRVPSFNIELGGKVSNFASGDAENWNNKLGYFHPSNGKYFYTQTNHTYDGNPQISSAIKAIEEIKYELSTPAKCTSSEMNRWDSLRDSALRERSECHGRDGKTGKMSNFTSNKNEKMKKISREDLIEKKPSTGLSHASDYLLRRQGKVIYRTNSGLLPNYSGYTPGQMFSVGSTWGKSSVNAIEKLHEQTFQWTSLF
- the LOC130306328 gene encoding uncharacterized protein LOC130306328 isoform X1, with translation MKEAIGLVAMGKHTQVLINLPNSVLQLGPGSCRLQSNSCTGFTPKVCSEQGKIYGNVTLRSANYEPGLQKYEGNRVPSFNIELGGKVSNFASGDAENWNNKLGYFHPSNGKYFYTQTNHTYDGNPQISSAIKAIEEIKYELSTPAKCTSSEMNRWDSLRDSALRERSECHGRDGKTGKMSNFTSNKNEKMKKISREDLIEKKPSTGLSHASDYLLRRQGKVIYRTNSGLLPNYSGYTPGQMFSVGSTWGKSSVNAIEKLHEQTFQWTSLF